In one window of Mercurialis annua linkage group LG4, ddMerAnnu1.2, whole genome shotgun sequence DNA:
- the LOC126678097 gene encoding CSC1-like protein At4g35870 has protein sequence MDPPFLISPISPSSSGGTDSDIPDSWYGNIQYLLNISTIGLVFCIFIFIFVKLRSDHRRIPGPTALISKLLAVWHATGREIARHCGADAAQFLIIEGGSFGVLLSISVLSIFFVLPLNLYAGTARLDDQFSKTTINHIEKGSWFLWFHFVFVVAAVVIVHFGMNVIEERLKVTRFRDGNGNLSDPNVDSTAIFTIMVQGLPRSLGDDRSVLREYFQYRYPGKVFKVIVPMDLCALDDLASVLIQVRDEIAWLVAKIESRLLPEENEEVGGQSSVERLRGFMVYLWKRAKYFWDQIMDRLGCTDEEKLRKLQEFRAELEEDLAAYKEGHAPSAGVAFVIFKDVYTANKAVQDFRNERKRRFGKFFSIMELRLQRNQWKVERAPLATDIYWNHLGSTKLSLKLRRLFVNTCLLLMLLFFSSPLAVITALTSAGRIVDVEAMDNAQSWLDWLQSSSWFASLIFQFLPNVIIFVSMYIVVPSALSYLSKFERHMTMSGEHRAALLKMVCFFLVNLILLRALVESSLESAIIKMGRCYLDGEDCKRIEHYMSASFLSRSCLSSLAFLITSTFLGISFDLLAPIPWIKNKIQKFRKNDMLQLVPERSEEYPLENQTIENLQRPLMHDNLFESPRTNGFEPPGQDLSEYPISRTSPIPKQKFDFAQYYAFNLTIFALTLIYSSYAPLVVPVGAVYFGYRYVVDKYNFLFVYRVRGFPAGNDGRLMDTVLCIIRFCVDLFLLSMLLFFSVQGDSTKLQAIFTLGLLVMFKLLPSDNDGFHPALLEGIQTIDSIVDGPTDYEVFSQPRFDWDTYNA, from the coding sequence ATGGACCCTCCATTTTTAATCTCCCCAATTTCCCCTTCCTCCTCTGGCGGCACCGATTCCGACATACCCGATTCGTGGTACGGCAACATCCAATACCTACTCAACATATCCACAATCGGCTTAGTCTTCTGCATCTTTATTTTCATCTTCGTCAAGCTTCGCAGCGACCACCGCAGAATCCCGGGTCCTACCGCTCTAATTTCGAAGCTCCTTGCAGTTTGGCACGCTACCGGAAGGGAAATCGCGCGTCACTGTGGAGCTGATGCTGCccaatttctcataattgaaGGTGGTAGTTTCGGTGTTTTACTTAGTATTTCTGTTCtgtctattttttttgttctgcCGTTGAATCTTTATGCGGGTACTGCCCGTCTTGATGATCAGTTTTCGAAGACTACGATTAATCATATCGAAAAGGGTTCGTGGTTTTTGtggtttcattttgtttttgttgttgcTGCTGTTGTTATTGTTCATTTTGGGATGAATGTGATTGAGGAGAGGTTGAAAGTTACTAGATTTAGAGATGGGAATGGGAATTTAAGTGACCCTAATGTTGATTCCACTGCCATTTTTACGATTATGGTTCAGGGATTACCAAGAAGTTTAGGCGATGATAGGAGTGTTTTACGCGAGTATTTTCAGTATAGGTATCCCGGTAAGGTTTTTAAGGTTATTGTGCCTATGGATTTGTGTGCTTTAGATGATTTAGCTAGTGTGTTGATTCAGGTTAGAGATGAGATTGCTTGGTTGGTTGCGAAAATAGAATCTAGGCTTTTGCCAGAAGAGAATGAGGAAGTTGGTGGACAGAGTTCTGTGGAGAGATTAAGGGGTTTCATGGTTTATCTGTGGAAAAGAGCGAAATACTTTTGGGATCAGATTATGGATAGATTGGGTTGTACTGATGAAGAGAAGTTGAGGAAGTTGCAAGAATTTAGAGCAGAGCTCGAAGAGGATTTGGCAGCTTATAAAGAAGGTCATGCACCGAGTGCTGGCGTTGCGTTTGTGATTTTTAAAGATGTTTATACAGCTAATAAAGCTGTTCAGGATTTCCGGAATGAAAGAAAGAGGCGTTTCGGTAAGTTCTTTTCCATAATGGAGCTGCGTTTGCAGAGGAACCAATGGAAGGTTGAGAGAGCCCCGTTGGCAACGGATATTTACTGGAATCATCTCGGTTCCACAAAACTATCCCTTAAATTGCGGAGATTGTTTGTGAATACTTGCTTGCTGTTGATGCTGTTATTCTTTAGCTCTCCTCTTGCTGTCATAACTGCTTTGACGAGTGCTGGTCGCATTGTCGATGTGGAAGCAATGGATAATGCTCAATCTTGGTTGGATTGGCTGCAGAGTTCCAGCTGGTTTGCATCTTTGATCTTCCAGTTTCTTCCCAATGTTATTATATTTGTGAGCATGTATATAGTAGTGCCGTCAGCTCTTTCTTACCTTTCCAAGTTTGAACGGCATATGACTATGTCTGGGGAGCATAGAGCTGCACTTCTAAAGATGGTTTGCTTTTTCCTTGTAAACCTTATTCTATTGAGAGCTTTAGTTGAATCTTCATTAGAAAGTGCAATCATAAAGATGGGTAGATGTTATCTGGATGGAGAAGATTGCAAAAGAATCGAACATTACATGAGTGCTTCTTTCCTGTCAAGATCTTGCCTTTCTTCTCTTGCGTTTCTAATCACGAGCACCTTCTTGGGGATATCTTTTGATTTACTGGCTCCAATTCCTTGGATAaagaataaaatccaaaaatttcggAAAAATGACATGCTTCAGCTAGTTCCAGAGCGAAGTGAAGAATACCCGTTGGAAAATCAGACAATAGAGAATCTTCAGAGACCGCTGATGCATGATAATCTTTTTGAATCCCCAAGAACAAACGGATTTGAACCACCGGGACAAGATCTATCTGAGTATCCTATCAGCAGAACCTCTCCCATTCCGAAACAGAAATTTGATTTTGCACAATATTACGCATTTAATTTGACGATATTTGCCCTGACGTTGATATATTCATCATATGCTCCTCTTGTGGTGCCTGTCGGTGCAGTTTATTTCGGGTATAGGTATGTGGTTGACAAGTATAACTTTCTATTCGTATATAGAGTCCGGGGGTTTCCGGCAGGCAATGACGGGAGGTTGATGGACACAGTATTATGTATTATACGGTTCTGCGTCGACTTGTTCCTCCTGTCGATGCTTTTGTTCTTTTCGGTGCAAGGAGACTCCACGAAGTTGCAAGCGATATTTACACTGGGATTGTTagtaatgtttaaattattgCCTTCAGATAATGATGGTTTTCATCCAGCTCTTTTGGAAGGAATCCAAACCATTGATAGTATAGTAGATGGTCCCACTGATTATGAAGTTTTCTCACAACCCAGGTTTGATTGGGATACATATAATGCATAA
- the LOC126678868 gene encoding uncharacterized protein LOC126678868, whose amino-acid sequence MHHLAVKSSSSNLVDSGREPNRLGFGGSNQPLCPKPRRLGPTMPEFLKPLRCTKHSQPISDGTNGILNLISDKEVEGIESKCSGCLGSGYSGSPPGRTDNPLIHDVQFVHQMELLSPFSRTKLSHQFGFTSTSSI is encoded by the exons ATGCATCATTTAGCAGTTAAAAGTAGTAGCAGTAACCTTGTTGATTCAGGCCGTGAACCTAACCGGCTTGGTTTTGGAGGCAGCAACCAACCGCTTTGCCCTAAACCGCGCCGACTCGGACCGACTATGCCTGAGTTTTTGAAGCCCCTTAGATGTACCAAGCACag CCAACCGATTTCAGATGGAACAAATGGAATTCTCAACCTGATTTCTGATAAG GAAGTAGAAGGAATAGAAAGCAAATGCAGTGGGTGCTTGGGAAGTGGTTACTCAGGATCTCCACCAGGAAGAACAGACAATCCATTAATTCACGACGTTCAATTTGTACATCAAATGGAGCTTCTTTCTCCTTTTTCACGAACCAAACTTTCTCATCAGTTTGGCTTCACCTCTACTTCTTCTATTTGA
- the LOC126676311 gene encoding putative pentatricopeptide repeat-containing protein At5g08310, mitochondrial, protein MALSRITKQTKNLYKLLIKPPINPHYKNLSTYNTTITNDLISIFTRRQFSPDSPELKTLAPLLDTKVVESVLNSFNNWKIAFKFFAWASNQYGYKHSMYTYNAMASILSRARQNAPMKDLAADIINSRCLMTAGALGFFIRCLGDVSLADEANFLFDQVKTMGLCIPNSYSYNCLLEAFSSSSSNCVDLVEMRLKEMRDHGFSFSKYTLTPVLQVYCNAGKFDEALNVFNEIHSHGWVDEYIISILVLSFCKLGHVDKAFEFVERMEELNFRLTEKTFCNLIHGFVRQSRVDKGLQLLYKMQKNGFVPDIALYDVLIGGLCSNKELDKALALYSEMKMLNILPDVGIIRKLVSSFSEAKYLISILGETLGDVDGETRTSLCNSVLSSLVQSGSIHKACCLLESMMGNRNGDDFQFSQIFQDNSLAPNSASFSIVINGLLQACKLDLALCLFRDMAKIGCDRELLIYNNLIDGLCNSDRLEESCQLLREMEDSGLKPTQFTLNSIFGCLCRRENVSGALDLVKKMRFHGHEPWVKHYSLLVRKLCKHGNTTKACIFLTDMVQEGFPPNVIAYSALLSGLIQIQKVDEALKIFKDITDREHCPDLVAYNILIKGLCESHRIAEAQNLFNEMVMKGLVPSVVTYNSLIDGWCKSGCIDNAMNCLSSMSAKEREPNVITYTTLINGLFEARRLNDAVMLWNEMGRKGSSPNRVAFMAYIYGFCKCGKPEIALVHLHEMVEKEMEPDAYVYIAIISTFLNDSNFPMAFEVLKEMVNIKSFPDLLPKKSYIILRDTIVKLSENATTSSSIKSLIAAGSIPAIFLSENDDKRLS, encoded by the coding sequence ATGGCGCTATCAAGAAtaacaaaacaaactaaaaaccTCTACAAATTGTTAATTAAACCACCAATTAATCCACATTACAAGAATCTCTCAACCTATAATACAACCATTACCAATGACCTTATCTCTATCTTCACCAGACGACAATTTTCTCCAGATAGCCCCGAGTTAAAGACTCTTGCTCCATTGCTAGATACAAAAGTTGTTGAATCTGTGttaaattcttttaataattGGAAAATAGCTTTCAAATTCTTCGCCTGGGCTTCGAATCAATATGGGTATAAGCACAGTATGTATACTTATAATGCTATGGCTTCAATCCTATCACGTGCTCGACAAAATGCCCCAATGAAAGATTTGGCAGCTGATATCATAAATTCTCGCTGTTTAATGACCGCGGGTGCATTGGGTTTCTTTATTAGGTGTTTGGGTGATGTCAGTTTGGCTGATGAGGCTAATTTTCTGTTTGATCAAGTTAAAACAATGGGTCTTTGCATTCCTAATAGTTATAGTTATAACTGTTTGTTAGAGGCGTTTTCTAGCTCTAGTTCGAATTGTGTGGATTTGGTTGAGATGAGACTTAAAGAAATGCGTGATCACGGGTTTAGTTTTAGTAAGTATACTTTGACTCCTGTGTTGCAGGTTTATTGTAATGCAGGGAAGTTTGATGAAGCTTTGAATGTCTTCAATGAGATTCATAGTCATGGTTGGGTGGACGAGTATATAATCTCTATCTTGGTTCTGTCGTTTTGTAAGTTGGGTCATGTTGATAAGGCTTTTGAGTTTGTTGAAAGAATGGAAGAGCTGAACTTTAGATTGACTGAGAAGACCTTTTGCAATTTGATTCATGGATTTGTAAGACAATCTAGAGTGGATAAGGGTCTTCAATTGTTGTATAAGATGCAGAAAAATGGTTTCGTTCCTGATATTGCACTTTATGATGTGTTAATCGGAGGGCTTTGCTCCAATAAAGAGCTCGATAAAGCTTTGGCTTTGTATTCAGAAATGAAGATGTTGAATATTCTACCTGATGTTGGAATTATTCGTAAGCTCGTATCTTCATTTTCTGaagcaaaatatttaatcaGCATTCTTGGGGAAACCCTTGGGGATGTGGATGGAGAAACTCGGACTTCTCTTTGCAATTCTGTGTTGAGTTCTTTGGTTCAAAGTGGATCAATACATAAAGCTTGTTGTCTTCTTGAATCCATGATGGGAAATAGAAATGGCGATGATTTTCAATTTAGTCAAATTTTTCAAGATAATAGTCTTGCACCTAATTCAGCTAGTTTTAGTATTGTCATTAACGGTTTGTTGCAGGCTTGTAAGTTGGACCTTGCCCTTTGCCTTTTTCGAGATATGGCTAAAATTGGATGTGATCGAGAATTACTAATCTACAATAACTTGATTGATGGACTCTGCAATTCTGATAGACTGGAGGAAAGTTGTCAACTTTTAAGAGAAATGGAAGACTCGGGACTTAAGCCAACACAGTTTACTCTTAATTCTATATTTGGGTGCCTATGCAGGAGAGAGAATGTTTCTGGAGCCCTTGATCTTGTCAAGAAGATGCGCTTTCACGGCCATGAGCCTTGGGTAAAACATTACAGCTTGCTGGTAAGAAAACTTTGCAAACATGGGAATACGACAAAAGCATGTATTTTTCTTACTGATATGGTTCAAGAAGGTTTTCCACCTAACGTAATTGCATATTCAGCACTATTAAGTGGTTTAATTCAAATTCAGAAAGTGGATGAAgctttaaagatttttaaagaCATTACTGACCGCGAGCATTGTCCTGATTTGGTAGCTTACAACATATTGATAAAAGGGCTTTGTGAGTCCCACAGAATTGCAGAAGCTCAGAATCTTTTCAATGAAATGGTAATGAAGGGTCTCGTTCCGTCCGTGGTTACGTACAACTCGCTCATTGATGGTTGGTGCAAAAGCGGTTGTATTGATAATGCAATGAACTGTCTCTCTAGTATGTCCGCAAAAGAAAGGGAACCTAATGTCATCACATACACTACCTTGATAAATGGTTTATTTGAGGCTCGAAGACTCAATGATGCCGTAATGCTATGGAATGAAATGGGGAGAAAAGGGAGCAGTCCTAATAGAGTTGCTTTTATGGCTTATATTTATGGCTTCTGCAAATGTGGTAAGCCTGAAATAGCGCTGGTTCATTTACATGAGATGGTAGAAAAAGAAATGGAACCCGATGCTTATGTTTATATAGCGATTATAAGTACTTTTCTTAATGATTCAAACTTCCCTATGGCTTTTGAGGTGTTGAAAGAGATGGTTAACATCAAAAGTTTTCCGGATCTACTCCCTAAGAAGTCATATATAATCTTAAGAGATACAATAGTTAAGTTGTCAGAAAATGCAACGACTTCCTCAAGTATTAAAAGTCTTATTGCGGCTGGAAGCATTCCAGCAATATTTCTATCGGAAAATGATGACAAAAGATTAAGTTAG
- the LOC126679345 gene encoding aspartyl protease family protein 1 gives MVSSSKLSLLFLLLSIWVLPQSSKARVFTFKMHHRFSESLKNLSDFTFSTKWPSKGSFEYYAELAHRDQMLRGRKLSNGEAPLSFSDGNSTFRISSLGFLHYTTVELGTPGVKFMVALDTGSDLFWVPCDCSKCAPTEGVAYASDFELSIYNPKQSLTSKKVTCNNNLCAHRNRCLGTFSSCPYMVSYVSAQTSTSGILVEDVLHLTKEDTDNESVKAYVTFGCGQVQSGSFLNTAAPNGLFGLGMDQISVPSILSREGLTADSFSMCFGYDGVGRISFGDKGSPNQEVTPFNMNPSHPTYNISVTQVRVGTALIDVNFTALFDSGTSFTYLIDPTYAKVSGNFHAQAQDKRRPPDPRIPFEYCYDMSPGENSSFIPSMRLTMKGGGQFVVSDPIIVITTQNELVYCLAVVKSTELNIIGQNFMTGYRVVFDREKLVLGWKKTNCYDQEYYSFPTEPHASNVPPAVAAGVGNYSSPQSAKNERKNSESSAAASHYYSHTYFVINFILIFILENLL, from the exons ATGGTTTCTTCCTCCAAACTTTCACTCCTTTTCTTGCTTCTTTCTATCTGGGTTCTCCCTCAATCCTCTAAAGCCCGCGTCTTTACTTTCAAGATGCACCATCGCTTCTCTGAATCGCTCAAGAACTTGTCTGATTTTACCTTCTCAACAAAATGGCCCAGTAAAGGAAGTTTTGAGTACTATGCCGAGTTGGCTCACCGTGATCAGATGCTTAGGGGACGTAAACTATCCAATGGGGAGGCTCCACTTTCTTTCTCTGATGGAAACTCTACTTTTAGAATTAGTTCATTGGGATT TTTGCATTATACGACTGTGGAACTAGGGACGCCGGGAGTCAAGTTTATGGTGGCACTCGATACTGGAAGTGATCTATTTTGGGTGCCTTGTGATTGTAGCAAATGTGCTCCTACTGAGGGTGTTGCTTATGCTTCT GACTTTGAGCTTAGCATTTATAACCCAAAACAGTCATTAACAAGCAAGAAGGTCACCTGCAACAATAATTTGTGCGCACACCGTAACCGCTGCCTCGGAACATTCAGCAGTTGCCCGTACATGGTTTCTTATGTCTCTGCTCAAACTTCTACTTCTGGAATTTTGGTAGAGGATGTTCTGCACTTAACAAAGGAAGATACTGATAATGAATCTGTCAAAGCTTATGTCACTTTTGG TTGTGGACAGGTTCAGAGTGGTTCCTTTCTGAACACGGCAGCTCCAAACGGTTTATTTGGGCTTGGTATGGATCAGATTTCAGTTCCAAGCATTCTATCTAGAGAAGGCTTGACGGCTGATTCTTTTTCCATGTGTTTTGGATATGATGGAGTGGGAAGGATCAGTTTCGGGGACAAGGGCAGCCCTAACCAGGAAGTGACCCCATTCAATATGAATCCATCTCA CCCAACCTATAACATTTCTGTCACTCAAGTTCGAGTTGGAACAGCCTTAATCGATGTAAATTTCACAGCTCTTTTTGATTCGGGAACGTCCTTTACCTACTTAATCGATCCAACTTACGCGAAGGTTTCGGGAAAT TTCCATGCACAGGCACAAGACAAGAGGCGTCCACCTGACCCGAGGATCCCCTTTGAATATTGTTATGACATGAG TCCCGGAGAAAATTCAAGTTTCATACCTAGCATGAGGTTAACCATGAAAGGAGGAGGCCAATTTGTTGTTTCCGATCCAATAATTGTCATCACTACTCAG AATGAACTTGTGTATTGCTTAGCAGTTGTCAAGAGTACTGAACTCAATATCATTGGAC AGAATTTCATGACTGGCTATCGTGTTGTATTTGATCGAGAAAAGCTCGTCTTAGGATGGAAAAAGACAAACT GTTACGATCAGGAATATTACTCATTCCCGACAGAACCACATGCGTCCAATGTCCCTCCTGCTGTTGCTGCAGGAGTCGGTAACTATTCTAGTCCACAATCAGCAAAAAATGAGCGGAAGAACTCGGAGAGTTCAGCAGCAGCATCCCATTACTATAGCCATACTTATTTTGTAATTAACTTCATATTGATCTTCATACTAGAAAATTTATTGTAA